The proteins below come from a single Ictalurus punctatus breed USDA103 chromosome 29, Coco_2.0, whole genome shotgun sequence genomic window:
- the LOC128628718 gene encoding uncharacterized protein LOC128628718: protein MIFSIIETFDAALANTSSPAFAAKATNIRNQVEPLYKKAFKNFVLMQIVKFSDKHLFNKHFNKHNFNKHLFNKHHFNKHDFELEHAHRPLNKHDFELEHAHGHLNKHDIELEHAYGHLNKHDFELEHAYRPLNKHDFELEHAYRPLNKHDFELEHAYRHLNKHDFELQQAYRPLNKHDFELEHAYRHLNKHDIELEHAYRPLNKHDFELEHAYRPLNKHDFELEHTYGHLNKHDFELEHAYGHLNKHDFELEHAHRPLNKHDFELEHAYRPLNKHDIELEHAHGHLNKHDIELEHAYRPLNKHDFELQHAYRPLNKHDFELEHAYRHLNKHDIELEHAYRPLNKHDFELEHAYRPLNKHDFELEHAYGHLNKHDIELEHAYGHLNKHDFELEHAHRPLNKHDFELEHAYRPLNKHDIELEHAHGHLNKHDFELEHAHGHLNKHDFELEHAYRPLNKHDFELEHAYRPLNKHDIELEHAYRHLNKHDFELEHAHRHLNKHDFELEHAYRHLNKHDIELEHAYRHLFHKHFCTSCSIQLGL, encoded by the coding sequence TGACAAACacctcttcaacaaacacttcaacaaacacaacttcaacaaacacctcttcaacaaacaccacttcaacaaacacgacttcgaactcgagcacgcccacagacccctcaacaaacacgacttcgaactcgagcacgcccacggacacctcaacaaacacgacatcgaactcgagcacgcctacggacacctcaacaaacacgacttcgaactcgagcacgcctacagacccctcaacaaacacgacttcgaactcgagcacgcctacagacccctcaacaaacacgacttcgaactcgagcatGCCTAcagacacctcaacaaacacgacttcgaactccAGCAGGCctacagacccctcaacaaacacgacttcgaactcgagcacgcctacagacacctcaacaaacacgacatcgaactcgagcacgcctacagaccgctcaacaaacacgacttcgaactcgagcacgcctaccgacccctcaacaaacacgacttcgaactcgagcacacCTACggacacctcaacaaacacgacttcgaactcgagcatGCCTACggacacctcaacaaacacgacttcgaactcgagcacgcccacagacccctcaacaaacacgacttcgaactcgagcacgcctacagacccctcaacaaacacgacatcgaactcgagcacgcccacggacacctcaacaaacacgacatcgaactcgagcacgcctacagacccctcaacaaacacgacttcgaactccagcacgcctacagacccctcaacaaacacgacttcgaactcgagcacgcctacagacacctcaacaaacacgacatcgaactcgagcacgcctacagacccctcaacaaacacgacttcgaactcgagcacgcctacagacccctcaacaaacacgacttcgaactcgagcacgcctacggacacctcaacaaacacgacatcgaactcgagcacgcctacggacacctcaacaaacacgacttcgaactcgagcacgcccacagacccctcaacaaacacgacttcgaactcgagcacgcctacagacccctcaacaaacacgacatcgaactcgagcacgcccacggacacctcaacaaacacgacttcgaactcgagcacgcccacggacacctcaacaaacacgacttcgaactcgagcacgcctacagacccctcaacaaacacgacttcgaactcgagcacgcctacagacccctcaacaaacacgacatcgaactcgagcacgcctacagacacctcaacaaacacgacttcgaactcgagcacgcccacagacacctcaacaaacacgacttcgaactcgagcacgcctacagacacctcaacaaacacgacatcGAACTCGAGCATGCCTACAGACACCTCTTCCACAAACACTTCTGTACCAGCTGCAGCATTCAACTTGGTCTTTAG